A single Paenibacillus sp. FSL R5-0517 DNA region contains:
- a CDS encoding ABC transporter ATP-binding protein, with amino-acid sequence MLQVDQLSHSFRNSQGIVPVLQDINLTIAEGKMVALLGSSGSGKSTLLNLMAGLMKPDQGRILIAGQDIVRFSENRLAEFRRSHIGFIFQSYELLSNLTIRENVELPLVFMGISPSKRKAKALKLLDQVGLSEKANLFPSQLSGGQQQRVSIARSLITEPSVIFADEPTGNLDTETEEEIIAILQQLNRELNTTFVIVTHEAEVAEQMQVVLTLQHGILVEEAVREV; translated from the coding sequence ATGCTTCAAGTTGATCAATTATCCCACTCGTTCCGTAATAGCCAGGGAATCGTACCGGTGCTTCAAGACATCAACCTGACGATTGCAGAAGGCAAGATGGTGGCGCTGCTGGGAAGTTCAGGTTCAGGCAAGTCCACGCTGCTGAATCTGATGGCGGGGCTGATGAAGCCGGATCAAGGCAGGATTCTGATTGCGGGACAAGATATTGTTCGTTTCAGTGAGAATCGCCTGGCTGAGTTCAGGCGCAGTCATATCGGATTTATTTTCCAGTCGTATGAGCTGCTGTCCAATCTCACGATTCGGGAAAATGTAGAGTTACCGTTGGTGTTCATGGGGATCAGCCCTTCGAAGCGCAAAGCAAAAGCATTGAAACTATTGGATCAGGTTGGACTAAGTGAAAAAGCAAACTTGTTCCCGTCCCAGTTGTCGGGCGGTCAACAACAACGTGTCAGTATTGCACGCTCACTCATTACCGAACCCTCGGTGATCTTCGCAGATGAGCCTACCGGGAATCTGGATACCGAGACAGAGGAAGAGATTATTGCAATTTTGCAGCAGCTTAACCGGGAGCTGAATACCACCTTTGTTATTGTGACACATGAAGCAGAAGTCGCGGAACAGATGCAGGTTGTACTTACATTGCAACATGGAATATTGGTTGAAGAGGCTGTAAGGGAAGTTTGA
- a CDS encoding ABC transporter permease, producing MRIRDVARMAWGQIIRRKMVTLLCMMGLSIGSAAMIIALSVGQSVQAYSEKTLNDNYKMDEITITPNEGIRTGNGKGGGQSSTFERGALTLEKIQIIQRIPHVVAVAPMLKLDSLEMVLPDGRSTYVEVIGTELQTLGGFGYKYAEGRAAEDGRMAVTSYGAAFGLVDPKVTQKLFEQLNADPYNNELLQQYTEMSSKQDQLVQQRVQFRYEDYADASKTKMSGSVRVSGELTKPSNMDEMSAQGDKKVYLPLDTARALQDELGLQQADSSAAKRLNSALVKVEDKRYVSQVEEQIQKLTLNTQSNLFQEEAMAGQLAMYQQAALGIGGFIMLLASLSIVVAMIMSTHQRRKQIGVMKVLGANLWQIRQMFITEAAMLGLMGGMAGVGIAFAALDGVNSLLASQMADQVNGPMTVVIQQSALPLGIVFAVLVGVVSGIYPAISASRTNALTVIKSM from the coding sequence GTGAGAATACGGGATGTAGCACGTATGGCCTGGGGACAGATCATTCGCAGGAAAATGGTCACGCTGCTGTGCATGATGGGGTTGTCCATCGGTTCTGCCGCCATGATCATTGCACTTAGCGTGGGGCAGTCCGTACAGGCCTATAGCGAGAAAACATTGAACGACAATTACAAGATGGATGAGATCACAATTACGCCCAATGAAGGCATACGTACGGGGAACGGCAAGGGGGGCGGTCAGAGCTCGACATTTGAACGCGGTGCGCTGACGCTGGAGAAGATTCAGATTATTCAGAGAATTCCCCATGTGGTTGCTGTGGCACCCATGTTAAAGCTGGATTCGTTGGAGATGGTGCTTCCGGATGGTCGCAGTACATACGTTGAAGTTATTGGCACGGAACTGCAGACCCTGGGCGGGTTCGGATATAAATATGCCGAGGGACGTGCGGCGGAGGATGGTCGTATGGCGGTGACCAGCTATGGGGCCGCATTCGGACTTGTAGACCCGAAAGTAACTCAGAAGTTATTCGAGCAGTTGAATGCTGATCCATATAACAATGAGCTCCTGCAGCAGTATACGGAAATGTCATCCAAGCAGGATCAGTTGGTTCAGCAGCGTGTCCAGTTCCGATATGAAGATTATGCGGATGCGAGTAAAACCAAAATGAGTGGCTCTGTACGTGTATCAGGCGAGCTTACGAAACCTTCCAACATGGATGAGATGAGTGCTCAGGGCGACAAAAAAGTATATCTGCCGCTGGACACAGCACGTGCATTGCAGGATGAGCTTGGATTGCAACAGGCGGATAGTAGTGCAGCCAAGCGTCTGAACTCAGCCTTGGTCAAAGTGGAGGATAAACGCTATGTATCCCAGGTTGAAGAACAGATCCAGAAGCTGACGTTAAATACACAGAGCAATCTCTTCCAGGAGGAAGCAATGGCTGGCCAACTGGCGATGTATCAACAAGCGGCATTGGGCATCGGTGGTTTTATCATGTTGCTGGCCTCGTTGTCCATTGTTGTAGCGATGATCATGTCTACGCATCAACGGCGCAAGCAGATTGGTGTAATGAAGGTGCTGGGGGCGAATCTGTGGCAGATCCGCCAGATGTTTATAACGGAAGCAGCGATGCTTGGATTAATGGGCGGCATGGCAGGTGTTGGAATTGCCTTTGCTGCCCTCGACGGGGTGAACAGTCTGCTCGCGAGTCAGATGGCAGATCAGGTCAATGGTCCGATGACCGTGGTTATTCAGCAGTCCGCTCTGCCGCTCGGCATCGTGTTTGCTGTGCTGGTCGGTGTTGTATCGGGAATATATCCGGCAATTAGCGCATCGCGGACCAACGCATTAACTGTGATCAAATCAATGTAA
- a CDS encoding efflux RND transporter periplasmic adaptor subunit has protein sequence MKKWIKIIITVVLLAGVGYWLYEKYKPKPEAPVEIPPPITFDVTQETMTQTIQVKGKSVYTDQTDIYAPYASNIQQWHVKSGEQVSKGDILFTLDTSTLQTEVEQLQSDLEKAQLENKMNQVSLDQANMSEPLGVTEEERKKAFADREAKRLTYELNQKALVLREKEIQKKQAVMSKSTVYASASGIFQMNEEDSKTRAVTEGQLIGSITNISKLKFMTIVGEEEMFRLKVGMPVKVRMTAQKDLQFTGKVSKVSKFARKSTDTDLKQASQFDVVIDLKPDARMYGGVSLEGDIETMRKDKVTVVSSLAIMRDQTEPYVLLDKGNGLTEPLTIKAGMESGDKTEVVSGLKPGDVVVLP, from the coding sequence ATGAAGAAATGGATTAAAATCATCATCACGGTTGTACTTTTGGCAGGTGTGGGGTACTGGCTGTATGAAAAGTACAAACCAAAACCGGAGGCACCTGTTGAGATCCCGCCGCCAATTACGTTTGATGTTACACAAGAAACGATGACGCAAACGATTCAGGTAAAAGGGAAATCCGTATATACCGATCAGACGGATATCTATGCTCCATATGCTTCGAACATCCAGCAGTGGCATGTGAAAAGTGGTGAGCAGGTGAGCAAGGGGGATATCCTGTTTACACTCGACACGTCCACGTTACAAACGGAAGTCGAGCAATTGCAGAGCGATCTGGAGAAAGCCCAGCTTGAAAATAAGATGAATCAGGTTAGCCTGGATCAGGCGAATATGAGCGAACCGCTTGGCGTGACGGAAGAAGAGCGCAAGAAGGCATTTGCGGACCGGGAAGCCAAACGCCTGACGTATGAATTGAATCAAAAAGCACTGGTCCTGAGGGAGAAGGAGATACAGAAAAAGCAGGCCGTGATGAGCAAGTCCACTGTGTATGCTTCCGCCTCCGGTATATTTCAGATGAATGAAGAGGACAGCAAGACACGTGCAGTGACGGAAGGACAGCTAATCGGGTCCATTACCAATATCAGCAAACTGAAATTCATGACGATTGTTGGTGAAGAAGAGATGTTCAGACTTAAGGTGGGTATGCCGGTTAAGGTACGAATGACAGCGCAGAAAGACCTGCAATTCACCGGGAAGGTAAGCAAGGTGTCCAAGTTCGCCCGGAAGAGTACCGATACCGACCTCAAGCAGGCTTCCCAGTTTGACGTGGTCATTGATCTGAAGCCGGATGCAAGGATGTATGGAGGCGTGAGTCTGGAAGGCGATATCGAGACGATGCGTAAGGATAAAGTGACGGTTGTGTCCAGCTTGGCCATCATGCGGGATCAGACCGAACCTTACGTCCTGTTAGACAAAGGGAACGGACTGACAGAGCCGCTGACCATTAAGGCTGGAATGGAATCGGGGGACAAGACGGAAGTGGTAAGCGGGTTAAAACCGGGAGATGTCGTTGTTCTGCCCTAG
- a CDS encoding glycoside hydrolase family 6 protein, which yields MKTTLKTRSRGKKILRKGVKQMLAATLLAAGIFPGMSPGLTQAAEAHVDNPFVGATAYLNEDYSALVDTSIALTNDASLKAQMETVKSYPTAVWIDRIAAIYGGTDNAGRKSVEEHLDAVLAQKKPGTPITASFVIYNLPGRDCHALASNGELPLTQAALQTYKTDYIDVIADIFADPKYQDIRIIAVIEPDSLPNLVTNLSTPACGQASSTGIYEAGVKYALDKLHAIPNVYNYLDIGHSGWLGWDNNRSAAVALYTDVVNDTAAGLQSADGFITNTANTTPLGEPNLSNPDLNIGGQPIKSAKFYEWNPYFDETDFTAALYTDFVQAGWPSSTGFLIDTSRNGWGGVDRPTSATGSNINDYVNSGRVDRREHRGNWCNASGAGIGEVPKAAPGPAHLDAYVWVKPPGESDGSSSEIPNNEGKGFDRMCDPTFTTRDGVLTGALPNAPVSGHWFHDQFVALVKNSFPVLPASNGGGNPPGGNTAPAAPTTLTATAGNAQVSLTWTASAGATSYSVKRGLSASGPFTTIAANVSGTSYTNTGLINGTTYYYVVTATNAVGESVNSATAIATPVAGVTAPAAPTALTATAGNAQVSLTWTASTGAASYNVKRALSAAGPFTTIATNVSGTSYTNTSLTNGTTYHYVVSAVNTAGQSANSAVASATPQSVVVPTSDLVLQYRAGDTNALDSQIKPYFNIKNLGSTAVNLSDLKIRYYFSKEGSAAMDSAIDYAQVGGANIQRTFTDSYVELSFTAGAGSIQAGGQTGDIQLRMYKTDWSNFDETNDYSFDPTKTSYQDWNKVTLYQGGNLVWGIEP from the coding sequence ATGAAGACTACATTGAAAACCAGATCAAGAGGTAAGAAGATCCTGCGCAAAGGAGTAAAGCAAATGTTGGCGGCAACACTGCTGGCGGCGGGGATTTTCCCGGGAATGTCTCCGGGCCTGACTCAGGCGGCTGAAGCACATGTGGATAATCCATTTGTAGGGGCAACAGCTTATTTGAATGAGGACTATTCGGCTCTTGTGGATACGTCCATTGCGTTGACCAATGATGCATCGCTGAAGGCACAGATGGAGACGGTCAAATCGTATCCAACCGCAGTGTGGATTGACCGGATTGCTGCGATCTATGGCGGTACGGACAATGCGGGTCGCAAAAGCGTTGAGGAACATCTCGATGCTGTTCTTGCCCAAAAGAAACCCGGGACACCAATAACGGCTTCATTCGTTATCTATAACTTGCCAGGTCGGGATTGTCATGCCCTTGCTTCGAATGGTGAACTTCCACTAACACAGGCTGCACTACAGACGTATAAAACGGATTATATTGATGTGATTGCAGATATCTTCGCAGATCCGAAGTATCAGGATATTCGCATTATCGCTGTCATTGAACCGGACAGTCTGCCTAACCTTGTGACCAACCTGAGTACACCAGCTTGTGGTCAAGCCAGCTCAACAGGTATCTATGAGGCCGGTGTGAAGTATGCATTGGACAAGCTGCACGCGATTCCGAATGTGTACAACTATCTGGATATCGGTCACTCCGGCTGGCTTGGATGGGATAACAACCGTTCTGCGGCAGTTGCGTTATATACGGACGTAGTTAATGATACTGCGGCAGGTCTGCAGAGTGCAGATGGCTTCATTACGAACACGGCGAATACCACACCGCTGGGAGAGCCGAACCTGTCCAACCCGGATCTCAATATCGGTGGACAACCGATTAAATCAGCCAAGTTTTATGAGTGGAATCCGTATTTTGACGAAACCGATTTCACCGCCGCGCTGTATACCGATTTCGTACAAGCCGGCTGGCCAAGCAGCACAGGTTTCCTGATCGATACTAGCCGGAACGGCTGGGGCGGGGTAGACCGTCCAACATCGGCTACGGGCAGCAACATCAACGATTATGTAAATTCCGGACGTGTAGATCGCCGGGAGCATCGAGGGAACTGGTGTAATGCCAGTGGAGCTGGCATAGGGGAAGTCCCTAAGGCAGCGCCAGGACCAGCGCATCTGGATGCGTATGTCTGGGTGAAACCTCCGGGTGAATCCGATGGCTCCAGTTCCGAAATTCCGAATAACGAAGGCAAAGGTTTCGACCGGATGTGTGACCCGACCTTCACCACTCGGGATGGTGTACTAACAGGTGCATTGCCCAATGCTCCGGTATCGGGTCACTGGTTCCATGATCAATTCGTGGCACTGGTGAAGAACTCATTCCCTGTGCTGCCTGCAAGTAATGGTGGAGGCAATCCTCCGGGAGGTAATACAGCTCCGGCTGCACCCACAACTTTGACGGCTACTGCCGGTAACGCTCAGGTCTCCTTGACGTGGACGGCTTCTGCAGGTGCGACCAGTTATAGCGTGAAGCGGGGACTGAGCGCATCAGGTCCATTCACAACGATCGCAGCCAATGTGAGTGGAACATCCTACACCAATACTGGCTTGATCAATGGTACAACCTATTATTATGTGGTCACGGCAACCAATGCTGTAGGTGAAAGTGTTAATTCTGCCACAGCAATTGCTACACCGGTTGCAGGGGTAACGGCGCCAGCTGCACCGACTGCGCTCACAGCAACCGCAGGTAATGCACAGGTGAGTCTGACGTGGACTGCCTCTACAGGTGCAGCAAGTTATAATGTGAAACGGGCGCTGAGTGCAGCAGGTCCGTTCACAACAATCGCGACGAATGTGAGTGGTACGTCATACACCAACACTTCCCTGACGAACGGAACAACGTATCATTATGTGGTAAGTGCAGTGAACACAGCAGGGCAAAGTGCCAATTCTGCTGTAGCTTCCGCGACACCTCAAAGTGTCGTTGTACCGACAAGTGATCTTGTCCTGCAATATCGTGCTGGAGATACCAATGCGCTGGACAGCCAGATCAAACCGTATTTCAACATTAAAAATCTGGGCAGTACTGCTGTGAATCTGAGTGATCTGAAGATCCGGTATTACTTCTCCAAAGAAGGATCGGCTGCAATGGATTCAGCCATTGATTACGCTCAAGTTGGCGGAGCCAATATTCAGCGCACCTTCACAGACTCGTATGTAGAGCTGAGCTTCACAGCTGGCGCTGGCAGCATTCAGGCTGGTGGACAGACTGGCGATATCCAGCTTCGCATGTACAAAACAGACTGGTCCAACTTTGACGAGACGAATGATTACTCCTTCGATCCAACGAAAACATCCTATCAGGATTGGAACAAGGTAACACTCTATCAAGGTGGAAACCTGGTATGGGGCATTGAGCCTTAA
- a CDS encoding rhamnogalacturonan lyase, with protein MNSETTVPVHKGSASGQQSGRRKARLPLAAKVLSSALSVALLIGGTAGVTGAEASNGNSTTESGLQSHKGGSHLKEIQLEYLDRGLVAASTSEGVFLSWRLLGDEATGYSDKGLTGTDFNVYRDGKKITTVTDSTNYVDAKGKSSSRYEVAAVNKKGKESKRSASVKPWANGYVDIPLQKPADGVTPAGEAYTYSANDMSVGDVDGDGQYEFFVKWDPSNAKDVSQKGYTGKTYVDAYTLDGQLLYRIDLGVNIRAGAHYTQMLVYDFDGDGKAEMMFKTAPGTKIIQYNKKGKVTSEKYITLPKEDRKAGVKNEDDYRLSADGYYDHVVDMFRNWHKHEEVVKGNWPATLEEAFGMEKKYNYPLSQQDAESLADYFIDVYAVERSNRNELRKFEGFIVDGPEYVTVFEGKSGKELETIPYEPERHDDGLMWGDYAMARIEPGNRVDRFLAGVAYLDGKKPSAIFARGYYTRSTMVAYNWDGKKLKKEWKVDSGWTPMKNPFNDGPHGVDGTDPEYGSITTQGAHYFSVADVDGDGKQEIIYGSATIDHDGSVLYSSTDLMPAESAAPGTIARLGHGDALHVADIDPDRPGLEIFMVHEGGPWAPYGYSLRDAKTGEVIYGGYTGKDTGRGMVGDVDPTRRGLETWAVGLWTAQGQKISDQAPGTNMNIRWSGDMTTQIVDGAIDVTPTIKDWNRGTLLTATGTLTNNYTKGTPSLVADIFGDWREEMLVRTTDSSAIRIYLSTEKTDRKLYTLMHDAMYRVGIAGQNSGYNQPSYPSFYMASDIDWSKVTLPKFYTPGKGGK; from the coding sequence ATGAACTCAGAAACAACAGTGCCGGTACATAAGGGATCGGCTTCAGGTCAGCAATCCGGTCGCAGGAAGGCACGGTTGCCACTTGCAGCCAAGGTGCTCTCTTCGGCACTCAGCGTAGCTTTGCTTATTGGAGGAACAGCGGGAGTCACTGGAGCCGAAGCTTCGAATGGAAATAGTACAACGGAGAGTGGCCTGCAATCACATAAGGGGGGCAGTCACTTGAAAGAGATTCAACTGGAATATCTGGATCGCGGTCTGGTAGCTGCATCAACATCCGAAGGTGTTTTTCTTAGCTGGAGATTGCTTGGTGACGAGGCCACAGGGTATAGCGATAAAGGGCTGACAGGTACGGACTTTAACGTCTATCGTGATGGCAAAAAGATCACTACGGTTACGGATAGCACCAACTATGTAGATGCCAAAGGTAAATCTTCTTCCCGTTATGAAGTGGCAGCGGTGAACAAAAAGGGTAAGGAGAGCAAACGCAGTGCATCCGTCAAACCTTGGGCGAACGGCTACGTGGATATTCCACTGCAAAAACCGGCCGATGGGGTGACGCCTGCCGGCGAAGCCTATACGTATTCCGCCAATGACATGAGCGTGGGTGATGTGGACGGGGATGGCCAATATGAGTTTTTTGTGAAATGGGACCCTTCCAATGCCAAGGATGTATCGCAAAAAGGATACACGGGTAAAACCTACGTAGATGCTTACACCCTGGACGGACAATTGCTGTACCGGATTGATCTTGGAGTCAACATTCGCGCAGGTGCTCATTATACACAGATGCTTGTTTACGATTTTGACGGGGATGGCAAGGCTGAGATGATGTTCAAGACTGCTCCGGGCACGAAAATAATCCAATATAACAAAAAAGGAAAAGTGACATCCGAGAAGTATATCACCTTACCGAAGGAAGACCGCAAGGCAGGCGTGAAGAACGAGGATGATTATCGTTTAAGTGCTGACGGTTACTACGATCACGTGGTGGATATGTTCAGAAACTGGCATAAACACGAAGAGGTAGTGAAGGGCAACTGGCCTGCGACATTGGAAGAGGCATTTGGAATGGAGAAAAAGTATAACTATCCATTATCTCAGCAGGATGCCGAGAGCTTGGCCGATTACTTCATTGATGTCTACGCGGTAGAACGCAGCAACCGAAATGAGTTGCGCAAGTTCGAAGGCTTTATCGTGGACGGACCGGAGTACGTTACGGTATTTGAAGGGAAATCAGGCAAAGAGCTGGAGACGATCCCCTACGAACCTGAACGTCATGATGATGGCTTGATGTGGGGCGATTATGCTATGGCACGGATTGAACCGGGCAATCGGGTGGACCGTTTCCTGGCGGGCGTGGCTTATCTGGATGGCAAGAAACCATCTGCAATCTTTGCACGCGGATACTATACACGTTCGACCATGGTTGCTTATAACTGGGATGGCAAGAAGCTGAAAAAGGAATGGAAAGTGGACAGCGGCTGGACACCGATGAAGAACCCGTTCAATGATGGGCCGCATGGCGTGGATGGCACAGATCCGGAGTATGGCTCCATTACAACCCAAGGCGCGCACTATTTCAGTGTGGCGGATGTGGATGGAGACGGCAAACAGGAGATCATCTATGGCTCAGCCACAATTGATCATGATGGTAGCGTACTGTATAGCTCCACAGACCTGATGCCAGCCGAAAGTGCTGCACCGGGAACGATTGCCCGTCTGGGTCATGGGGATGCCCTTCATGTGGCAGATATCGACCCGGATCGTCCGGGACTCGAGATCTTCATGGTTCACGAGGGTGGTCCGTGGGCTCCATATGGCTACTCCTTGCGGGATGCGAAGACCGGAGAAGTGATCTATGGCGGATACACAGGGAAAGATACGGGACGCGGCATGGTGGGGGATGTTGATCCAACCCGTCGCGGTCTGGAGACATGGGCTGTAGGCTTATGGACAGCACAGGGTCAGAAAATCAGTGATCAAGCCCCGGGAACGAATATGAATATCCGTTGGTCTGGTGATATGACGACACAGATCGTAGACGGTGCGATTGATGTTACTCCAACCATCAAGGATTGGAATCGTGGCACGTTGCTGACGGCAACAGGCACATTGACTAACAATTACACCAAAGGTACACCTTCTCTTGTAGCTGATATCTTCGGGGATTGGCGGGAAGAGATGCTGGTGAGAACCACCGACAGCTCAGCAATCCGCATCTATCTGAGTACCGAGAAGACAGACCGCAAGTTGTACACGCTGATGCATGATGCGATGTATCGCGTGGGCATTGCTGGACAGAACAGTGGATACAACCAGCCTTCCTATCCGTCCTTCTATATGGCATCGGATATCGACTGGTCGAAGGTAACGCTGCCCAAATTCTACACGCCAGGGAAGGGCGGAAAGTAA
- a CDS encoding histidine phosphatase family protein has translation MSITFHLVRHGLKERQIGDVPLTSEGVLQAEATALHFARAAFPVTKILTSPLRRAQETASMIASHTQSPIIVEPRLRERANWGDGPDQSFEEFIAMWDRCTSDPDYIPPVGDSAKQAGERLASRLTELTNEEQENSNIIVVTHGGLITDFLVQTFTERELNVWHPDFIAMQNQLIPECSITTLIHDQGKYTIEAFASTAHLDLTDKQE, from the coding sequence ATGAGTATCACCTTTCATCTGGTAAGACACGGACTTAAAGAACGACAAATCGGTGATGTCCCCCTCACTTCCGAAGGGGTTTTACAAGCCGAAGCCACAGCACTTCATTTTGCCAGAGCTGCCTTTCCTGTTACTAAAATTCTTACCAGCCCACTTCGGCGTGCCCAAGAAACTGCAAGTATGATTGCCAGCCATACTCAATCCCCCATAATAGTAGAGCCTCGCCTGCGTGAACGTGCCAATTGGGGAGATGGCCCCGATCAGTCATTCGAAGAATTCATTGCGATGTGGGATCGATGCACGTCTGACCCAGATTACATTCCACCTGTGGGAGACTCGGCCAAACAGGCTGGTGAACGTCTGGCCTCCCGCTTAACCGAATTGACGAATGAAGAGCAGGAGAACAGTAACATTATTGTGGTTACACATGGTGGACTCATTACGGATTTCCTGGTGCAAACCTTCACCGAGCGCGAGCTTAATGTCTGGCATCCCGATTTTATAGCGATGCAGAACCAATTGATCCCCGAATGCTCCATCACCACCTTGATCCATGATCAAGGTAAATACACCATTGAAGCGTTCGCTTCTACCGCGCATCTGGACTTAACGGATAAACAAGAATGA
- a CDS encoding AraC family transcriptional regulator, with translation MSISKRWTGSLYQEALRTEDCGPRFYAYYYKQWDNYRMSYHHHDSMEIMYIISGMCRVDVLMPDGSSEQAVLKKGQFIMLDAGVPHRLLVEDGVPCRMLNVEFGFSGTPAGQLSIRQLVQEEEEVHTLLANASPYLVLPDPEEVYYIMKSLVLELDQRGLLEQGRSSGPLGVIPREDRAQHREARNLSSPEQGMLVRTLFIQLIVRVARLRGEMNRSAPDQAELYVKRTIEFMHHNMDRNIQMKDIAAAVNLHPGYLHRIFRQHTQRTPTDYLTMLRMEKAKMLLQQTNIPISEISDYVGVGSRQYFHMLFKKYTGCTPVEFRSSMERHVSQYPKDE, from the coding sequence ATGAGCATCTCGAAGCGCTGGACAGGAAGCCTGTATCAGGAGGCATTGCGAACAGAGGATTGTGGGCCGCGTTTTTATGCGTACTATTATAAGCAATGGGACAACTACCGTATGTCCTATCACCATCATGATTCCATGGAGATTATGTATATTATTTCGGGAATGTGTCGTGTGGACGTACTGATGCCGGATGGGAGCTCGGAACAGGCTGTTCTGAAAAAAGGGCAGTTCATTATGCTCGATGCCGGCGTCCCGCACCGTCTGCTGGTGGAAGATGGCGTGCCTTGCCGGATGCTCAATGTAGAGTTTGGATTCTCGGGAACACCAGCCGGTCAGCTGTCCATTCGACAGCTCGTACAGGAAGAGGAAGAAGTCCACACTTTGCTGGCCAATGCCTCGCCATATCTGGTACTGCCTGACCCGGAAGAGGTGTATTACATTATGAAAAGTCTGGTGTTGGAGCTCGATCAGCGTGGTCTATTGGAGCAGGGAAGATCCTCTGGCCCATTAGGCGTTATTCCCAGAGAGGACCGTGCACAACATCGCGAAGCCCGGAATCTGTCGTCCCCGGAACAGGGAATGCTGGTGCGCACGTTGTTCATCCAGTTGATCGTCCGTGTAGCACGTCTGCGCGGAGAAATGAACCGGAGTGCGCCAGATCAGGCGGAGCTGTATGTCAAACGAACAATCGAATTCATGCATCACAATATGGACCGCAATATTCAGATGAAGGACATTGCCGCAGCCGTCAATCTGCATCCGGGTTATTTGCATCGCATTTTCCGTCAGCACACGCAGCGTACACCAACCGATTACCTGACCATGCTTCGGATGGAGAAGGCCAAGATGCTGCTACAGCAGACGAATATTCCGATTTCTGAGATCTCCGACTATGTTGGAGTAGGGAGTCGTCAGTATTTTCATATGTTATTCAAAAAATATACCGGCTGTACGCCTGTTGAATTTCGCTCCTCGATGGAACGACATGTGAGTCAATATCCGAAGGATGAATGA